From one Gossypium hirsutum isolate 1008001.06 chromosome D08, Gossypium_hirsutum_v2.1, whole genome shotgun sequence genomic stretch:
- the LOC107913840 gene encoding RING-H2 finger protein ATL5, protein MDRYMDLQGKRLDYALNGKVMLCTGVVLFILLLTVLCFHSYVRILFSDIRRRHMRRRAQRLLSISTAGTTSSTTGASKGLDSSVIRTIPTIVYTTKASYFPPLECAVCLSEFEDDEKARVLPTCNHTFHVDCIDMWFYSHSNCPMCRAPIQAVIPVNPPKTLEQTAATVSETALPLPPGDDIEANSFFPPSCSSSSSSSLEMESCPMKRLELVGLGTVVEVTIGTPCGIGFGLSDPGYKKDLECIV, encoded by the coding sequence ATGGATAGATATATGGATTTACAAGGGAAACGCCTTGATTATGCTCTTAATGGCAAAGTAATGCTCTGCACTGGCGTCGTTCTCTTCATTCTATTACTTACCGTACTCTGCTTCCACAGCTACGTGCGTATCCTCTTCAGCGATATCCGTCGCCGTCACATGCGCCGTCGTGCTCAGCGATTGCTCTCTATTTCCACTGCCGGTACTACTTCTTCCACCACCGGTGCTTCCAAGGGTTTGGATTCTTCCGTCATTAGAACGATCCCTACTATTGTTTACACCACTAAAGCTAGTTATTTCCCTCCGCTAGAATGCGCCGTTTGCTTGTCTGAATTCGAGGATGACGAGAAAGCCCGCGTATTGCCTACGTGCAATCACACCTTCCACGTTGACTGCATCGACATGTGGTTTTATAGTCACTCTAACTGTCCAATGTGTAGAGCTCCGATCCAGGCTGTTATTCCGGTCAACCCACCGAAAACATTAGAGCAGACCGCCGCTACAGTATCTGAAACAGCCCTACCATTGCCTCCTGGTGACGATATTGAAGCGAACAGCTTTTTCCCTCCTTCTTGCTCGTCGTCTTCGTCGTCGTCATTGGAGATGGAAAGTTGCCCCATGAAACGACTAGAGCTAGTGGGACTGGGAACTGTTGTGGAGGTCACCATCGGAACTCCATGTGGAATCGGGTTCGGGTTATCGGATCCTGGGTATAAGAAGGATTTGGAGTGTATAGTATAA